The nucleotide window TAAATGGAGAAGTGGATCGAAGACTGTGCGGTGCGCGGCGCTGCACGGCAATGAGACCAAGACTCGGTCTCGCAACAACTTTAACAACCGAGTCGAAAGAAACAAGCTTTGAAGGGAACAGAAAATCAGAAAGAAGGCAGGCCAAGATCCAGATGATGATAATAATGATGAGAACAAACAGGCAAACTGAACAGCCAAGCAGAACCAGCAAACGGCGATACATGCGAGATATAAGCTGATATAAGTGGGAAAAGGCTTTGCCTGATACCGGGCCTACCTCCCGTCCTAAACGTTAGTCCCGTTCATCACAGCCCTCCCGCTGTGCATCCCGGACAGCCGGGCAGACGGACAATGGGACAATGGGACAAGGATTGGATTTGCAGAggtgagggatgatgagagatgGACGGATGGATCCTACCTGGCTCTTGCAGGTGGTCCCCAGTAGGACCAACGCCGGGTGGCATCCATGGTTCACGACCTTCTCCAGCGGGAAAACAAACAGGGATTGCGATTTGCAAGGAGAGGCAGAGCTGATGGAGCGATGGAGTGATGGAGTGATGGAGGGATGAAGTGGTGCATATGTGAGTGAGGCCGTGACCTAAGCGTATGCgacacccccgccgccgtccGCTGGCAGTGCTGCAACTGAACTGAACCCCACTGCGGGCCGGCACAGCACAGCGTCCAAGAAATGCTTCGAGTTCTTGACATCTTCCAGTTTGTCTTGGCACCTTTGTGTGGAGCGCTCTAGAACTGGGAAGGTGATTCTGTGGATTCGACTTCTTTGAAGCATGGTTGATTTGATTTGCACTAGAAGCACGCCAGGAACAACTCGAGACGTCTACCGGCCGATCATATAGGCCTGGACCCAGTCACCGTTGACAAATACTGGCAAACTATTCAACTCACACAACACTCATTCATCTGCATTGCATATACATGCTTCCCTAGTAGAGACGACCACCACGAACGACAGCTCCTCACCAAAGCCTTCGTGTAGCCATCGGTACCACCAATCCTCGCATGTGCCGGGGAACACACGCGGACCTCCTGGGCACTTATACAGCAGCTTTATCGATTTGGGAGAGCGCATGATCTGAGTTGAGCACCCAGTTCGAGGCTTGCGATTGGTTACCAAACACATCGACCGTGGAACCACCCAATCCGTCAGCATCTCGTCATTAACCACCACACACCGAGCAAAAGATAAGATCGTCTTTTCACAAGCCTCGGCCTACCAACCATCCGAACCCACGGGTTCTCTATCCGGCGGCATTAAACCACCCAAAACGGCTACCTACCTTGTCAGGTAGTCACCTGAGCAAAAGCCCAACTGTCAACCTAACCCCCACTCATCCTCCCGAACCACCGGACGGAATTATCCCGAACTTTGAAAGCCCAGGCAGGTTTATGCTCCCGTAGTGTAGCCAGCCTCGTCACACACCACCATTCATCCCGCTTGTTGTGTTGATATCTCACCCATCAACAATGTCCCAAACCTTCGGTCTCGTCCCCGCCGGCCAACCCGTCATaaccaccccaacaaaaATTCTCTCTGACACCTCCTTCATCtactccatccccccctcccccaacacaaaacccttctcccacatcgtcgtcttcctcctgccGGGTataaccctcccccccgcccacGCAGCAGcaatccacctcctcactcCCCCCACGGACCCCAATTCCGGTCAAGAATTCGACATTGCCTTTCTCGGCGCCCTAGGCCACGGGAAACCCTCTGCAATCTTTAAACTCAGCAACGACACCTCCAAGGGGGTGGCAATAGGAATAAGCGTCGAGCCAGAGGCGGCCGTCGGGTTGAAGATGCAGGAGTTGGCCGAGAAGCAGTCCAAAGCTTTGgttccaacagcagcagggacGGGGAGTAATGATGGGGGACAAACGTTGCAGTTGGCTCAGAGGATAATAAACAATGCGTTTAACTTTTTGAGCAGTTACTCGGGCAGGATGCAcaacggggaggaggtggtgccgATCAAGGCTTTTGAgcagtggtggaggaagtttgaggggagggtgagggctgATCCGGCTTTTCTTGAGAGGGATGTTTAGGGTATTGAGCTTTGAGGAATGGGGGTTAGATGACAGAGGGAAATTAGCCGGGAAATGTATGAactgaagaaggaggtttggagggtgCATCAAAGGAGCCAGTGTCTTAGGGGGAGTTCAGGgctgctcttttttttttccggTTCATAGAATAATGTTACATCCAAAAGAATTGTTCAAAAAGAAGTTAGTAGGAGAGGCACCTACTTTGGGCTAATTAGCAGTAAGTATGGATTATTAACCTCGACATGGGCCTTGGTGCAGGATTGCATAGACTGGAGAGAGTGATGGGGAGTATTTGGACAAATATATatccaaacaacccaaaACTAGACATGACAAAATCGCAAGCATGCCAAATATAGTCAAGCAATATCCGATGGAAATGCATCCCTTGAATCGAAAGAATACTAAACTCTTAAATGCTAAATGTCTTTGCCCAtcccaaacaacaaaaagtcCTCTTTTGTGAACAAGAAAAGTGAACAGATACTAAAAGTGATACCACACCCAATAACCAGTCGCTAGCAATTCATCATTCCTACATCTCTTCCATGTTCCATCACAAAAAAACAAGGCAGTCCATATCACATATACCCATTTCACATCTCTCTCCCTTCACACAAATCACCTGTCATCCAGCGGTgatatccctccccccaaaggACTCTTCATCCTAGTCGGACTCCCcgccctgctcctcctcccagtcacccctcccacacccccacTCAACGGCAGGCTCAACCGCTCCCTACTATCCGTCCTCACCACTAACCCGCTCCTATTCAGCGCCgacatcccccctcccatcgtCGTCACAGTCTCAAACCCATACCCCCcacccagcccacccccGCTCGTAGCAGTAGGCGTCGCCAGGCCCGAGCTCCTCCCAAACTGAGATCCGGCTTTCGATCCGCGGGAGTGGTCACTGCTCGAGTCCTCATCAGAATACTCCCCACTGCCGCTGCTAGATGCAACATCCCCCAGCTCAAACCGATCGagctccccttcctccatcaccctctcatAACCCCCACTTGACGATCTCCCCCCAAAGAGCTTGGTAGTGAGTTTCGTCAACGGACTCCTATTCCCACCAGGTACATACTTTCCGGTAtgactcctcctccgcctcgtcAAGCCCCTCACCCGGCTGTaaaccctcatcctcctctcccgttTCCTaaaccaccacatcaccaaccccaccaaccccaaaaacacccaaaacCCCATCTGCCctcccctcgtcctcgcccgATCCAAAATATCCTCCGCGTCCAAATCCCAGTCATCGTCATCCCCCCCCACCGTGCCATTATGATGCTTCCCATTATCACCGCCCAATGGCCTCCAGCTCGAGCCCGCAAACTGAAAATCATCCGGCACCGCCTTCCCGCTCACAACATTACTCCCAAATCCCACAGGGtacccatcatccccactCTTCGGCGGCACCTGCCCAGCAGCGTAAAGcaccatcttccccaacGTCCAACTAACCTCAATCCCATCAATCTTATCTACCGCCTGGAACGGCTCCAAAAACCCCTTTTCTTTCGCATGTTCCAACGCCCCCTGCGTGCCCTTGGACACATTAACCTGGGGTAAATCCTCCATCCCTATCCTCGGCACCCCAATCCCGTCATGCAGCACATTGATCAACCAGCTCGCCTTGAAGCACGCCTCCTGCGCATTCTTGGCGGCATGCTCCTTTTTCGGATTCAACCCTTTCGAGATGGACGTCCAGTCCTTGCTGCAGTAGTCTTTTACCCTCTTTTGGTAGGTGGTAAAGTCGTAGGCCTTGTCGTCTTTGCCGCCAAACACGCCGTGGGTGGTGTGCCAGTATTCAGAGACGCCGATGAAGTGGTTGACATCAAAGTCAATGGCGGGGACGTGCTGCCCGTTGATGAGGCAGGGGTTGTCGCTGCAGGGTTTGTCTttgccgaggagggggtaGGTTTTCTTAAGGCACTCGTCAAAGTGGCCGGTgccgatgaggatggtgtttttCGGCTTGGGGGTTTTTACCGGGACACCGTCGAGGGTGGTTCTCAGGCCTTTTGGCAAGCAAGGGTCAGGGAGTTcggtggaggaagatggatACAAATCTTCGAGAGATTCGACGTAGGATTCACGGGCTTGGTTTACGCCAAAGCCGAGCCAGGTCGTGGTGAATACTTTGTATTCCACAGGGGAGCCATCGAGTGTTCGTAATCGTAAGAGCTTGAGGTCGTCGGCGTGCTTTTCTGCTTCGGTGGCGTTGGGGGCAAAGGCGATTTGCGCCGAGGCACCGCCCATGTCGAGGAACCCATATGTGTGGTGACCTTTTCCATGCTGGTGCTTATCGGGGTTGTCGAAGCCGCCAAGGAGGTAGTTTGAGGCTATCCAGCCATACAATCCTTCTGTTTCCCCCTTGATAACTTGAATGTGCATGTCGCAGTCTGGCAACGAAAATTGTGTGTTCGATCGTAGGTAGTAGCAGACCTCGCGCGTTAAGGCTGATTGTTGAACCGCGGGAAGCAGGCGCACACCGGCCGTCGCCATTAAGAATATCGGGGTGTCCCTGATCTTGTCCTTGGGGATGATCTCGAGCGCATGGTCAATCAGGGACTGGAGGTGACCCGGGCCGACCTGGtcaaccttctccccaaATGTCGAGATTCCCGGCCTGATCTTTTTCGTCCATATCTTTTCTGTCATCAATTTTGGCAAACTGGCGAGATCATGTTTTGATGCGCCCTTGAGCGCCTTCTCTGGGTCTTTCCATCGGTAGATATGTAACCTGGTTCCGGAGGATCCGGCGTCGAGTATAACACCCCATCGCCACTTCTTGCCGCCCATCGTGAATGAAAGCCTCGGGTGTTTAGGTGTTTAGATGTTCTCGGGATCGAGTAAAATCGGATCGCTCAGCGTTTGCGCCGTGGGGGTTGGGTCGGGGTGGTACTACAGGTTCCTTGGTCGCAAACACATCGAGTCAATTGATCGCTGTTTTGAGAAATAGGTATAGAATAGGTTCGACGTCGAGAGTCGCTATCCTCCTGGTTATCTATCGCGAGCGCACGAAAAGCGAATGACGAATGAAGCGGAAATTAGGCAAGTTGATGGAATTAAAGGCCGTATAATAATTTGAAGGTAGCAAAAGGCAACGTAACGTGGACCGCAGAGCTGTCAGCCGTAGGAAGGTGGAATTGAGGGAACGAGTGTCGGTTTGAGGAATTACTACGACAAAAACGAAGGAAGAACACAGCCTGGATGGCGGCTGAGTTGCGatgcctttctcttctttctttggTCAATCGACGATTGGCGCTTCGGACTCAAGCGGCTGTCTTTGGAAAACTCGCAGGCACAAACATCCATGGAAACGATAACGTCAGGGGGGCGACGAATCACTGCTGCAGCTCTAGCGTGTTTAGCGTCAGGAGAGCGTGGGAGGTGTTCGGCAGAGGGCGCCTGGATCGCCgaaaaaggaggggcaaTCATTCTTGGTTGCGGCCACACAGTGTCCACGTGGAAGAAATTGAGACGTTGTTTGGCCGGTTTGTTACTATGAAATGGCACAGTCCGTTGCACCCGGGACACTGTGGAAGCCCCCACAGCCCCGAACCCGCAAATCTGGCCGGAAAATGGTTTGAAGCTTCTCGAAAAACAGCCAAAGCTTGGGGAACCGGGCATCTTTCCTGCGACAAAAAGTTGTTTGCGACCAATAAATGCATCGCCAGTTTGAGACGGTTTCCCAGCGACGCGCAATCACACCCCGCTCATGAATACGGTAGAATCCCACAAACCGGATCATCCCAGTCTCAAATCGGAAGGCTACATTCGATATCCAGGTTGTGATGCATGTGCATTCTCGTATCTGTCCCAGTTCGTCGCTGACTTGCAGCTTGCGATAAGAGGGAACAACAAGACTTCAGATTGCTCCGCTTCCATGATTTTCACCTTGGCTTCCCTGGCCTCCACAGTGATCACAGTGAACACAGTGGCTAACTGCATGTCACTAATGTCCAGGGCTGAAAGTAACAACAACTGCGCCTGTCTCAACCTTGGATTTATCCATGAACTCATGTCTATTATTGTAAGGTTGGACATATGCTTGCTGATAAAGCTTAGCTCGTAGCTTCACCCAGGCACTCAACAAGTACCCGGTTGGCGGTTCTTGAAGCTTGAATGCCGTTCTCCACCAACTGCGTGTACAGACCAGCATCGGCGGCTGGCAGATCACCCTTGAACCACAAGTTGGTGACCTCGTCTCTTGTGGGCAGATAGGCTACGCAGCAAGCCCCCAATACCTTCTCGTGATCCGACGGAATGGGGTCAACGACAATCCTAGGCGTTGAGTCCTCGCCGGCATCTTGAACGAGTGCAGCAACACCTCCGGCAACAGTGTCCACACAATCGATACCAGCGTCTGCCAATGCAGCTGAAGCCACTGTGATGCACCCACTCAACACGTTCATCATGTCCCAAGTCTCATCCCCTTGAGATTTTGATGTCTCTCTGTCCTGGTCTCCTTCAATGATCGAGATGATAATATCGACACCGCTCTTCGGCCAGCGATCTGCAATGATGGCCCCACGAAGAGCTGTTTCAAGATGGGTGCCGAGATCTCTCTCACTAGGGTCTCGTAGATAGCCCCGTCTCTGCTTTGTAGCAAACGGCGCATATTTGACATGGGCTGACAAAACGATGTGGGGTGAGAATGGGCTTGATCTTGGGAGAGACCGTGGCCCATGGACTGTGCAGCTGAGCTTCAACCCTGAGATACCACTCTTGCTGGACCCTTCAAACTCCAGATAGGCGGAACCAGAAGCTGATGGAGTTACGCCTGTCTTGAGAACTGAAAGAGGTGTCAGTGGATGAGTGTGTACATTAGAAGAAGGATAGGCCACTTACACGTCTTGCGAATGACATTTGGTGCCCGATCTCTTCCCTTGCCGTTTTTGATCTCTGGTTGACCGGCGTCATCTTCAAATACTGGCGCCATTGTGGCCCCAGGAGGGCCGTTGATACGTCTTCTGTCAGCCATTGTGGCTTGATATCAACTGGGTAAGTTGAAAGGAGGTGAAAATGCTTTTCTCCTTGAAGTGAGATATGTGGAGAGAGGCTGGTGGAAAAAAGTCGTGCAGTTTCCGTGAAGAAGATTCAAGCGATGAGATCTCCGAATTCGAAAGTAGAAGATCACTGAGCTTCTGTCGACTTTGTCAGTGATGTTGATTTTCAGTTCAAGTCAAACCAAAGCCTGAGGTCGCCTGTGGCTTGCCTGCAACGCCTTCATCTTGGATTTCCAGCAAGCCACTTCCAGAACCCCACTATGAAGCTTGGACCACACACGCACAAGCCACAGCTCTGGGAAAAGGTTTAAACTTCTGAAAAATTTATCGCGACTTgcttttcctctcttccacACAACACTGCAACCTTTCCTCATGGCCAACACCTGACTTTGCAACCTACAAACCAATCCTTTGcgacctccttctcctttcaAGTTTAGCCTCTCTTGAAGGAGCGTCTAGTTATCATGGACTCGCTTTGGTCGCTAGGAACCTGATCGGAGAGGTGGTTGCAAAGGCTTGGCCAGGCAGAGGGGTCGCTGGACCGACAACTAACCCAGCTTTGGCTCTACGCTGGATACAGTACGTttttcttcaccttccccgTCCTATGATGATCTTATACACACAGTTCTCGCGATTTTCTCTGAGCGCTTTTGAACTACATGCACTACCATCTGACTGGACACCCTCTTTTCAACTCGTCACAAGCCCCCCTTGGTTGACAGCTTTGACTAACAAGTTGTAGCAGGATTTCTTTCTTGACCCAACTGACAGCTACATCCCGCCATCGCTTCGACAATACAGTAACACAGTCAAGGTACGAAtggcttcttcctcatccctGGCTTTTATGAtgaaaaaaatatttttcaGTTCTGCTTCTGAATTATAATGAGCGACAACCCTATACCAAAAATTTTCTGATGccatctctcttttctttcacATTTCACCATTCCCCAATTATCGACAGTTTTTGCTGACTGTTGTCAAAGTTAGGGACATTGACTCGTCGACGACTGTGGTCACACCTCATCTACCGGACTGTCTGGGTATGTTTTATCGTCAAACTCGCGCCCCCTTCGTCCATCATGATGACAATAGTCTATCCATTCAACGATATTGTGCGACCGAGCCATTCATCCGCACTGTAGCGCCTTCGGGTGGGATGATCAGTTGTGGTGTTTTTCCTTCGGGGATGTGATTTGGCTTCCGTTGTTCGGGTCTGTCATGCACCGTTATGGTGTACGGCAGCTTGGGCCGGTCTGTACGGCTGAGTAAAAACGGCTTGCCTGATACTGGACCCAACACATCAACTTTTTAAAACAATTCGTCCATGACTATTTGCTGACCGTCAGCAGCTTGACAGAAGACGTACCTTTCCAAGCGCGACCATGTAGACCCAGACCAGGTGAGTTAAGTTGATGCGTTGTAGGTATCATCCATCTACAATCTTTGAGCCCGAGGCTTTTTCTGTAAGAGAGGATTTAGACACAGTAGAAGAATGCAATACAATTatgtcctccacctcattGCTGTCCTCTGTTCATGTGTGTTTATGTGATGTACATGGGATTTTTGCCAGTCTATAACAGCTGCAGATGGACGAGATTCTGGTAAATGAGACGGCTACTTTAATATACGGTACCTTCCGAGACAATCTCTGCGACCCATCTGCGGCGCGGAAATGCAAAACGACATTGGTCATAGGTACCCGCTTTTCGGCAGTCAGGCAGTGGACCCAGCAAATGTGCCAGCCAGGAGTTGAACACTGCCAAGGCCTCCGGGGGGTCCCTTTTTCGAAATCAGAAACGAAACGCCACGGGTTGCCGCTG belongs to Podospora bellae-mahoneyi strain CBS 112042 chromosome 6, whole genome shotgun sequence and includes:
- the YND1 gene encoding Golgi apyrase (EggNog:ENOG503NV3I; COG:F); the protein is MGGKKWRWGVILDAGSSGTRLHIYRWKDPEKALKGASKHDLASLPKLMTEKIWTKKIRPGISTFGEKVDQVGPGHLQSLIDHALEIIPKDKIRDTPIFLMATAGVRLLPAVQQSALTREVCYYLRSNTQFSLPDCDMHIQVIKGETEGLYGWIASNYLLGGFDNPDKHQHGKGHHTYGFLDMGGASAQIAFAPNATEAEKHADDLKLLRLRTLDGSPVEYKVFTTTWLGFGVNQARESYVESLEDLYPSSSTELPDPCLPKGLRTTLDGVPVKTPKPKNTILIGTGHFDECLKKTYPLLGKDKPCSDNPCLINGQHVPAIDFDVNHFIGVSEYWHTTHGVFGGKDDKAYDFTTYQKRVKDYCSKDWTSISKGLNPKKEHAAKNAQEACFKASWLINVLHDGIGVPRIGMEDLPQVNVSKGTQGALEHAKEKGFLEPFQAVDKIDGIEVSWTLGKMVLYAAGQVPPKSGDDGYPVGFGSNVVSGKAVPDDFQFAGSSWRPLGGDNGKHHNGTVGGDDDDWDLDAEDILDRARTRGGQMGFWVFLGLVGLVMWWFRKRERRMRVYSRVRGLTRRRRSHTGKYVPGGNRSPLTKLTTKLFGGRSSSGGYERVMEEGELDRFELGDVASSSGSGEYSDEDSSSDHSRGSKAGSQFGRSSGLATPTATSGGGLGGGYGFETVTTMGGGMSALNRSGLVVRTDSRERLSLPLSGGVGGVTGRRSRAGSPTRMKSPLGGGISPLDDR
- the MTR3 gene encoding 3'-5'-exoribonuclease (EggNog:ENOG503NUZX; COG:J), which gives rise to MADRRRINGPPGATMAPVFEDDAGQPEIKNGKGRDRAPNVIRKTFLKTGVTPSASGSAYLEFEGSSKSGISGLKLSCTVHGPRSLPRSSPFSPHIVLSAHVKYAPFATKQRRGYLRDPSERDLGTHLETALRGAIIADRWPKSGVDIIISIIEGDQDRETSKSQGDETWDMMNVLSGCITVASAALADAGIDCVDTVAGGVAALVQDAGEDSTPRIVVDPIPSDHEKVLGACCVAYLPTRDEVTNLWFKGDLPAADAGLYTQLVENGIQASRTANRVLVECLGEATS
- a CDS encoding hypothetical protein (EggNog:ENOG503Q389; BUSCO:EOG09264L06; COG:S), giving the protein MSQTFGLVPAGQPVITTPTKILSDTSFIYSIPPSPNTKPFSHIVVFLLPGITLPPAHAAAIHLLTPPTDPNSGQEFDIAFLGALGHGKPSAIFKLSNDTSKGVAIGISVEPEAAVGLKMQELAEKQSKALVPTAAGTGSNDGGQTLQLAQRIINNAFNFLSSYSGRMHNGEEVVPIKAFEQWWRKFEGRVRADPAFLERDV